One Sodalis praecaptivus DNA segment encodes these proteins:
- a CDS encoding YciY family protein translates to MKRSRNEVSRWRMQRQVQRRRSQWVEAQSRTYRRLTRLSHLQLKQQRRSLLFALAYTLN, encoded by the coding sequence ATGAAACGAAGCCGTAACGAAGTCAGCCGCTGGCGCATGCAGCGTCAGGTCCAGCGCCGGCGTAGCCAGTGGGTTGAAGCGCAATCCCGCACCTACCGCCGCCTAACGCGCTTGAGCCATCTCCAGCTCAAACAGCAGCGGCGCTCATTGTTGTTTGCCCTTGCCTATACGCTGAATTGA
- the lysM gene encoding peptidoglycan-binding protein LysM, producing the protein MGLLNFVKDAGEKVWDAVAGNHTEKSAKLKEHIQKLGLPGADNVNIDVADDKATVTGENISQELKEKILVAIGNVAGISGVDDKITSATAANTAESPAIADAKPASRFYTVVAGDTLSKIAKSQYGNANDYMKIFTANKPMLSDPDKIYPGQTLIIPQ; encoded by the coding sequence ATGGGTTTATTGAATTTCGTTAAAGACGCGGGTGAAAAGGTGTGGGACGCGGTCGCCGGCAATCATACGGAAAAGAGCGCCAAGCTCAAAGAACACATCCAGAAATTGGGTCTGCCCGGCGCAGATAACGTCAATATTGATGTCGCGGATGATAAAGCGACGGTGACCGGCGAAAATATCAGCCAGGAATTGAAGGAAAAAATTTTGGTGGCGATTGGTAATGTCGCCGGTATCAGCGGCGTTGACGACAAAATCACCTCTGCCACCGCGGCCAATACCGCTGAGTCGCCCGCTATCGCGGATGCTAAACCAGCCAGTCGATTTTATACGGTCGTCGCCGGCGATACCTTAAGTAAAATTGCGAAGTCGCAGTATGGCAACGCCAATGATTATATGAAAATCTTCACCGCCAACAAACCGATGCTCAGCGATCCAGACAAGATCTATCCAGGACAGACCTTAATCATTCCGCAATAA
- a CDS encoding YciI family protein, translating to MLYVIYAEDVADSLEKRLSVRPTHLARLQLLRDQGRLLTAGPTPAIDSNDPGAAGFSGSTVIAEFDSLEAAQAWAEADPYVAAGVYAKVHVKPYKKVF from the coding sequence GTGCTCTATGTTATCTATGCCGAAGACGTGGCCGATTCGTTAGAAAAGCGCCTGTCCGTTCGCCCTACTCATTTAGCGCGTCTTCAGCTGCTGCGGGATCAGGGTCGCCTGCTCACCGCCGGCCCCACCCCGGCCATAGACAGCAACGATCCCGGAGCGGCGGGTTTTAGCGGCTCAACGGTCATCGCCGAATTTGATTCCCTTGAAGCAGCCCAAGCCTGGGCGGAGGCCGATCCCTATGTTGCCGCCGGCGTGTATGCCAAGGTGCACGTGAAGCCCTACAAAAAGGTTTTCTGA
- the tonB gene encoding TonB system transport protein TonB, protein MALTILNQTRRFSWPFIASAGLHASLVAALLYATVPPMSLPSAVEQPMTVMLVAPEPQQAPPVEQPPDPQPVAPEPEVAPQPVPEPEPEPVPEPPAPVQVPKPVPKPKPKPKPERHREIKPRTPKPETRPASPAPSAPPVRPATAPVTSAPASSSVKSASSAPRATFRSNPIYPPRARALGIEGRISVMYDVNAEGRVENIRIVSAQPRNMFERDVRLAMRRWTYETGKPTANMTVKFQFDIQGVSSGD, encoded by the coding sequence ATGGCGTTAACTATTTTGAATCAGACTCGTCGCTTTTCCTGGCCGTTTATTGCGTCTGCCGGATTACACGCCTCTTTGGTCGCAGCATTACTTTATGCCACGGTCCCGCCGATGAGTTTACCTTCCGCCGTCGAGCAGCCCATGACCGTTATGCTGGTGGCGCCCGAACCGCAGCAGGCGCCGCCGGTTGAGCAACCGCCCGATCCGCAACCTGTGGCGCCGGAGCCGGAAGTAGCGCCGCAGCCCGTGCCTGAGCCGGAACCCGAACCGGTACCCGAGCCTCCGGCGCCGGTACAGGTGCCCAAACCCGTGCCGAAGCCCAAGCCAAAACCCAAACCCGAGCGGCACCGGGAGATCAAGCCGCGGACGCCAAAACCCGAGACGCGCCCGGCGTCGCCCGCCCCCAGCGCGCCGCCGGTTCGCCCGGCTACCGCGCCGGTTACCAGCGCGCCGGCGAGCAGCAGCGTGAAAAGCGCTAGCAGCGCGCCGCGGGCGACGTTTCGCAGCAACCCTATTTATCCTCCGCGGGCCAGAGCGTTAGGGATTGAGGGCCGTATTAGCGTGATGTATGACGTTAATGCCGAGGGGCGGGTGGAAAATATACGTATCGTTTCGGCCCAGCCGCGCAATATGTTCGAGCGCGATGTTCGTTTAGCGATGCGCCGCTGGACCTATGAGACCGGCAAGCCCACCGCCAATATGACGGTCAAATTCCAATTTGATATTCAGGGCGTCAGCAGCGGCGACTAG